The Jiangella sp. DSM 45060 genome contains the following window.
GTGGCTGGTCGGGCTGGGCGTCGTGGTGTGGGCGGTCGGGCTGGTCTTCGAGGCCGTCGGCGACGCCCAGCTGGCTCGGTTCAAGGCCGACCCGGCCAACCGCGGACGGATCATGGACCGTGGGCTCTGGCGCTACACACGGCACCCCAACTACTTCGGCGACGCCTGCGTCTGGTGGGGCCTGTGGCTGTGCGCGTGCGTCACCTGGCCGGGCGCGGCCACCGTCGCATCGCCGCTGCTCATGACGTTCTTCCTGGCCCGCGGGACGGGCAAGGCGCTGACCGAGAAGCGCATGTCCGGGCGGCCCGGTTACGCCGAGTACGTCGAGCGGACCAGCGGCATCGTCCCGTTGCCGCCGCGTCAGAGGTCGACCAGCGGGTCCGGATAGTCCAGGCCCCGGCGACGGTCGTCCGGCAGCGTCCACGGCGTGTGGACGGCGGCGCCCTCGACGTCGCGCAGCTCGGGCACGTAGCGGCGGACGTAGGCGCCGTCGGGGTCGAAGCGCTTGGCCTGGCGCAGCGGGTTGAGGACGCGGTTGGGCCGCGTGTCGTTGCCGGTGCCGGCCACCCACTGCCAGTTGCCGGCGTTGTTCGCGACGTCGCCGTCGACCAGCCAGCGGAAGAAGTGGGCGGCGCCGGCCCGCCAGTCGACCCGCAGGTTCTTCGTCAGGAACGACGCCGTCACCAGCCGGGCCCGGTTGTGCATCCAGCCCTCGCGCAGCAGCTGGCGCATGCCGGCGTCGACGATCGGCACGCCGGTACGGCCCTCCTGCCAGGCCCGCAGTGCGTCGGCGTCATCGCGCCATTCGACGTCACGGCGCCGGTAGTCCTTCGCGGCGACGGACGGGACCGCCGCCGTCACCTGGTGGTGGAAGTCGCGCCAGGCCAGCTGCCGGACCTGTTCCGGGGCACAGCCGGCCAGCCGGTTGGCCACCTCGAGCGGCGAGACGCAGCCGAAGTGCAGGTACGGGCTGAGCCGCGAGGTCCGGTCGCCGGCGAGGTCGTCGAGGTCCGGCTCGCCGTCGCCGGCCCTTCGGACGGCCGCCTCGAGGACGGCGCGCCCGGCGGTCTCGCCACCGTCGGGAAGATCGGGCGAGGAGTCGCCGTCGGACAGGTCCGTGACGGCAGGCAGCCGGCCGATCCGGTCGAGGGCGCCGCCAGCTCCGGGGATCGTCGGCGGCGCCGCGTGCTGGTCGCGCCACTCGACCGCGTCCCAGGCCCGCCAGTACGGAGTGAAGACGCGGTAGTGGTCGCCGCCGGCCGGGGCCAGCGCGCCGGGCGGGACCACCGTCACGCCGGGATGGGCCCGGAACCGCACGCCCCGCCCCGCGCACCCGTCGGCCAGCCGCTGCTCGCGGCGCTGGGCGTAGCCACTGACGTCGGCGCTGCACACCAGCGCCGTCGCCCCTGTCTCCGCGACTACCGCCATCGTCTCCTCGACGACGTCGCCGCGGCGCAGCACCAGGTTGCCGCCGCGCTGCCGCAACTGTTCGCGCAGGTCGGCCAGCGCCCGGGCGAGGAACGCGGCCCGGTTGGGCGCGGCGTTCCGGCCGCCCAGGATCGCGTCGTCCAGCACGAACAGCGGCACCACCCGGTCGGCGTGCTCGCAGGCGGCGGCCAGCGCCGGGTGGTCGTGCACCCGCAGGTCGCGGGTGAACAGCACCACTGCCGTCTTCTCCATCGTCGGACTCATACCCGTCATTCGAGGCCCATCCGCTCCCGGATGGGGTACGAACCCCCGACATGAGGGTTCTCGTCGCCGGCGCGACCGGCTATGTCGGCAGCCGCCTGGTCCCGCGGCTGGTCGCCGCCGGACGCACCGTCCGCTGCCTGGCCCGCGATCCCGGCAAGCTGCGCGACCAGCCCTGGGCGAGCGAGGTCGAGGTCGTGCGCGGCGACGTGCTGGATCGGGCCGGCCTCGCCCCTGCCATGGAGGACGTCGACGTCGTGCACTATCTCGTGCACTCGCTGGCGACGCGCGGCTTCGCCGAGACCGACCGGAGGGCGGCGACGACAGTGGCGGCGGCGGCCGCGGACGCCGGTGTGGGCCGGCTCGTCTACTTGGGCGGGTTGCACCCGCCGGCCACCGCCGGGCTCTCCGACCACCTGGCGTCGCGCACCGAGGTCGGCCGGATCTTCCTCGACGGGCCGGTACCGGCGGTCGTGCTGCAGGCCGGCGTGGTCATCGGCTCCGGTTCGGCCAGCTTCGAGATGCTGCGCCACCTCACCGAGCGGCTGCCCGTCAGCGTGACGCCACGCTGGGTGCACACCCGCACCCAGCCCATCGCGATCCGCGACGTCCTCGCCCACCTGGTCGCGGCCACCACCCTGCCGGGCGAGCCGAACCGGACCTTCGACATCGGCGGCCCGGACGTGCTGACGTACGCGGACATGATGCGCGGCTATGCCCGCGTCGCCGGGCTGCCCCGCCGGGTGATCGTGCCGGTCCCGCTGCTGACGCCGTGGCTGTCCGCGCAGTGGGTGAACCTGGTGACGCCGGTGCCGCGATCCATCGCGGTCCCGCTGATCGAATCGCTCGAGCACGAGGCCGTCTGCACCGAGGACGACCTGCGCGACCTGCTGCCGGAGCCGGTCGACCCGACGCCGTATGAGCGTGCGGTCGAGCTGGCGCTGGCCCGCATGCGCGACGGCGAGGTCGAGAGCCACTGGTCCGCCGCGTCGCCCGCCGGTGCGCCGTCGGACTCGCTGCCCAGTGATCCGTCCTGGTCCGGCGGCTCGGTGCGGGTGGACCAGCGGTCCGTACGGTGCGCCGTCCCGCCCGAACGGCTGTGGCGCGTGGTCGAAGGCATCGGCGGTCAGAACGGCTGGTACTCGTTCCCGCTGGCCTGGGCGGTGCGCGGCTGGGCCGACCGGCTCGTCGGTGGCGTCGGCCTGCGCCGCGGCCGCCGCGACCCGGCCCGGCTGCACCTCGGTGAGGCGCTGGACTGGTGGCGGGTCGAGGCGATCGAACGTGGCCGGCTGCTGCGACTGCGCGCGGAGATGAAGGTGCCGGGGAGGGCCTGGCTCGAACTGACGGTGACGCCCGACGGCGACGGCGCCCGCTACGGCCAGCGCGCGGTCTTCGTGCCCCGCGGCCTGACCGGCCAGCTCTACTGGTGGATGTTGTGGCCCTTCCACGGGATCATCTTCGGCGGCATGTCCCGCAACATCACCCGCACGGCCGCTCGTCCGAGCGTCTGAGGGGCGGAGGATGCGGAGCCGGCGTCAAGAGCGCCCGCGGCATGCTTCACCGCCGCGAAGCGGAGCCGGCGCAGCATCCTCCGCCCCTCAGGCGCGGGCTAGCGATCCGTGCGCTTCGGCCACCAGACGCGTGGGCCGAGGTCGTAGGCGAGGGCGGGCACGAGCAGCGAGCGGACGACGAAGGTGTCGAGCAGCACGCCGAACGCGACGAGGAAGGCGATCTGCGCCAGGAACAGGATCGGGATCACCGCGAGCGCCGAGAACGTGGCCGCGAGCACCAGCCCCGCCGACGTGATGACGCCGCCGGTGACGGCGAGCCCGCGCAGCACGCCGGGCCGCGTGCCGATGCTCGCCGACTCCTCCCGCACCCGGCTCATCAGGAAGATGTTGTAGTCGATGCCGAGCGCCACGAGGAACACGAACGCGAACAGCGGCACGCCGGGGTCGGCGCCGGGCCAGCCGAGGACGTGGTCGAAGACCAGCCCGGCCACGCCCAGCGTCGCGGCGAAGCTCAGCACGACGGTGAGCACCAGCAGCACGGGCGCCAGGACGGAGCGCAGCAGCCCGATCAGCACGAGCAGGATCACCGCCAGCACCACCGGGATGATCAGGGTGCGGTCGCGGGCGGAGATCTCGTTGGTGTCCAGCAGTTCGGCAGTCCGGCCGCCCACCAGCACGTCCTCGCCGACGTCGTCGAGGGCGGCCCGCAACTCGCGGACGGTGCCGACGGCGGCGTCGCTGTCGGCGGGGTCGGCGAGGGTCAGCTCGAGCAGCGCACGGTCACCGGCGATCTGCGGCTCCGGCGCGTTCGCCGCCGGGCTCACGCCGTCGACGCCCGTGGCCGCCTGAGCCACCCGGTCCGCGTCGCCGGACGAGCTCAGGACGAGCACCGGCGAGCCGGAGCCGC
Protein-coding sequences here:
- a CDS encoding deoxyribodipyrimidine photo-lyase, giving the protein MTGMSPTMEKTAVVLFTRDLRVHDHPALAAACEHADRVVPLFVLDDAILGGRNAAPNRAAFLARALADLREQLRQRGGNLVLRRGDVVEETMAVVAETGATALVCSADVSGYAQRREQRLADGCAGRGVRFRAHPGVTVVPPGALAPAGGDHYRVFTPYWRAWDAVEWRDQHAAPPTIPGAGGALDRIGRLPAVTDLSDGDSSPDLPDGGETAGRAVLEAAVRRAGDGEPDLDDLAGDRTSRLSPYLHFGCVSPLEVANRLAGCAPEQVRQLAWRDFHHQVTAAVPSVAAKDYRRRDVEWRDDADALRAWQEGRTGVPIVDAGMRQLLREGWMHNRARLVTASFLTKNLRVDWRAGAAHFFRWLVDGDVANNAGNWQWVAGTGNDTRPNRVLNPLRQAKRFDPDGAYVRRYVPELRDVEGAAVHTPWTLPDDRRRGLDYPDPLVDL
- a CDS encoding SDR family oxidoreductase encodes the protein MRVLVAGATGYVGSRLVPRLVAAGRTVRCLARDPGKLRDQPWASEVEVVRGDVLDRAGLAPAMEDVDVVHYLVHSLATRGFAETDRRAATTVAAAAADAGVGRLVYLGGLHPPATAGLSDHLASRTEVGRIFLDGPVPAVVLQAGVVIGSGSASFEMLRHLTERLPVSVTPRWVHTRTQPIAIRDVLAHLVAATTLPGEPNRTFDIGGPDVLTYADMMRGYARVAGLPRRVIVPVPLLTPWLSAQWVNLVTPVPRSIAVPLIESLEHEAVCTEDDLRDLLPEPVDPTPYERAVELALARMRDGEVESHWSAASPAGAPSDSLPSDPSWSGGSVRVDQRSVRCAVPPERLWRVVEGIGGQNGWYSFPLAWAVRGWADRLVGGVGLRRGRRDPARLHLGEALDWWRVEAIERGRLLRLRAEMKVPGRAWLELTVTPDGDGARYGQRAVFVPRGLTGQLYWWMLWPFHGIIFGGMSRNITRTAARPSV